Proteins from a genomic interval of Asterias rubens chromosome 16, eAstRub1.3, whole genome shotgun sequence:
- the LOC117300585 gene encoding membrane-bound O-acyltransferase domain-containing protein 2-like has protein sequence MFLCSTLLSSNMEVPNPIAYVATKLGVRVEEVNFVFCQCTALIYSYLFRWYLNPRWVSPTSRHLAQILLGLSLACVSFGWGVFHILLGAGVAYLMILFFNPKMMQYYVLVFTILHLSWVHLYMQVRNAGVGNLDYIGPLMILTVKLSALAFSIHDGFTKDEASLTKLQKELVVRRYPRFLEFWSYIFCPQGLLVGPVCFFSSYIDFIEGKNFSRKVKDENGEEKIIFDEPSSKWAVTTKLLFTVFCCIVLVKVAPKYPIMANVSDEVLNRSFLYRFGYLLLSIEVAKSKYFTAWVWADAINNAAGLGFSGYDKNGHPTWAGITNVDIVKFQTATSLKMLIDNWNIRSAKWLKFVCYDRVPFSKRFFTFLLSAIWHGFYPGYFATFISAPLFVSASFKVRYLVRPYFLSSTQLKLFYDVITWACTYISLAYVIVPFSFLKLDLTLKYFNSVYWCLHILCLLILLTFPSKPKPGKHKSGEKTDQNGLSTPHQGDYAHTNGAPSIRDVVSDTQGTEGRKER, from the exons ATGTTTTTATGTAGCACTCTGTTGTCGTCCAACATGGAAGTGCCAAACCCAATCGCATATGTAGCTACAAAGCTTGGTGTCAGGGTAGAAGAG GTCAACTTTGTATTTTGCCAGTGCACTGCCTTAATATATTCCTATCTCTTCCGATGGTACCTGAACCCAAGATGGGTTTCCCCGACCTCCCGTCACCTTGCACAAATCCTTCTAGGGTTGTCACTGGCCTGCGTGTCTTTTGGATG ggGTGTTTTTCATATACTTTTAGGAGCTGGCGTGGCCTACTTGATGATACTTTTCTTTAACCCCAAAATGATGCAGTATTACGTTTTGGTATTTACTATTTTGCATCTGTCTTGGGTTCATCTCTACATGCAAGTGAGGAATGCTGGGGTCGGTAATCTTGACTACATAGG GCCATTGATGATTCTTACAGTGAAACTAAGTGCTCTTGCTTTCAGCATCCACGATG GCTTTACAAAAGATGAGGCTAGCTTGACTAAGCTTCAGAAAGAATTGGTTGTCAG GAGATATCCGAGATTCCTTGAGTTTTGGAGCTACATCTTCTGCCCCCAGGGCCTCCTGGTTGGCCCCGTCTGTTTCTTCAGCAGCTACATCGATTTCATCGAGGGCAAGAACTTTTCACGCAAAGTCAAAGATGAAAACGGAGAGGAGAAGATCATTTTTGATGAGCCGTCCTCAAAG TGGGCTGTTACTACAAAGCttcttttcactgttttttgctGCATCGTGCTTGTAAAAGTTGCACCCAAATACCCCATCATGGCAAATGTTT CTGATGAAGTCCTAAACAGGTCTTTTCTGTACAGGTTCGGCTATCTGCTCCTGTCCATTGAAGTCgccaaatcaaaatattttactgCGTGGGTCTGGG cgGATGCTATAAACAATGCAGCAGGATTAGGGTTCAGCGGCTATGACAAGAATGGTCATCCGACGTGGGCGGGGATCACGAATGTCGACATTGTCAAGTTTCAg ACCGCCACAAGCTTGAAGATGTTGATTGACAACTGGAACATCCGTAGCGCCAAGTGGCTGAAGTTTGTGTGCTACGACCGTGTCCCGTTCAGCAAGCGCTTCTTTACGTTTCTACTGTCTGCCATTTGGCATGGGTTCTACCCGGGTTACTTTGCGACTTTCATCTCGGCCCCCCTTTTTGTTTCTGCCTCCTTTAAA GTCCGTTATTTGGTCAGACCTTATTTCTTATCATCAACGCAGCTGAAATTATTCTACGATGTCATCACGTGGGCGTGTACCTATATATCTCTGGCCTACGTCATCGTGCccttctcatttctcaaactgGACCTCACCCTGAAATatttcaa CTCCGTCTACTGGTGTCTGCACATCTTGTGTCTTTTGATCCTCCTCACGTTTCCCTCCAAGCCGAAGCCGGGAAAACATAAATCCGGCGAGAAGACCGACCAGAACGGCTTAAGCACCCCCCATCAAGGTGACTACGCCCACACGAATGGAGCGCCCAGCATCCGTGATGTGGTGTCGGACACTCAGGGTACGGAGGGCAGGAAAGAGAGGTGA